The proteins below come from a single Xiphophorus hellerii strain 12219 chromosome 14, Xiphophorus_hellerii-4.1, whole genome shotgun sequence genomic window:
- the LOC116732891 gene encoding piggyBac transposable element-derived protein 4 isoform X2, giving the protein MAKMRRGILQTLILQTLMRKRTSSKGSINFMICNIVEEKDGDLNEDDEEDNNGVVAGASRGRKRSREGPASKRRGKRSETHVDTQVKWKTEKETDHLLHPPLHFRPKRTPGVQLPLSNTEIPSPSELFKLFFDQATIKTLCENTNKNAAKNLAAGKKFRWTDVTANEMYAYIGLTLYMGLMKRPQLKDFWRTTTAFQVSYPGKVMSRDRFLNIHTNVHMSNPEDDAVNDQKKGTPDYDPLHRLRPLYDSLRVACKALYHPRKNLSVDERMVATKAKIGLKQYIKSKPTKWGIKLFVLSDTTGYTTDFHIYTGRSTQKTGKGLSFDAVMSLINKDYLGSGYHIYCDNFYTSPALFCHLHKLGFGACGTFRNSRVGVPKTTKNALTKKSPRGSIRWLREGPLIFVKWMDTREVSVCSTVHTAFKGDAVRRVVKAGGQHQVLYVPVPSAVRDYNCFMGGVDLSDQLIGSYTSWRKCKKWYKTVLHHFIDIAVTNSYLIHKEMCAQLEQKAPKHQAFQEQLTVALCGVEPQAAPTTSYRHLPVAIFEGASVEDKATKGRRKCKLCGKCTPFMCEACKLPLCVIVDRNCHKDFHSSSGHAKK; this is encoded by the exons ATGGCCAAAATGAGGAGAGGTATTCTTCAGACCCTGATACTGCAGACACTGATGAGGAAGAGGACTTCATCGAAGGGATCGATAAACTTCATGATAT GCAATATCGTGGAGGAGAAAGATGGCGATCTGaatgaggatgatgaagaggacAATAACGGTGTGGTGGCAGGTGCAagtagaggaagaaaaagaagtcGGGAGGGTCCAGCTAGTAAAAGGAGAGGCAAAAGGTCAGAAACTCATGTGGACACTCAAGTCAAGTGGAAAACAGAGAAGGAGACTGATCATTTGCTGCACCCCCCACTCCATTTCCGTCCAAAGAGGACACCAGGTGTTCAGCTGCCCCTTTCCAATACTGAGATTCCGTCACCTTCAGAgctattcaaattattttttgaccAGGCTACCATAAAGACATTATGTGAAAACACTAACAAAAATGCAGCCAAAAATttagctgctggaaaaaaatttCGTTGGACTGATGTCACAGCTAATGAAATGTATGCATATATTGGACTTACTTTGTACATGGGACTAATGAAACGACCACAATTGAAGGATTTTTGGAGAACCACAACTGCATTTCAGGTTTCATATCCAGGGAAAGTAATGTCCAGAGATCGTTTCCTCAACATCCATACCAATGTCCACATGAGTAACCCAGAGGATGACGCAGTGAACGACCAAAAAAAAGGGACACCTGATTATGACCCACTGCACAGACTGCGCCCCCTGTACGACAGCTTGAGGGTTGCCTGTAAGGCTTTGTACCACCCCCGGAAAAATCTTTCTGTGGATGAAAGAATGGTAGCCACTAAAGCCAAGATTGGGCTAAAACAATATATCAAAAGTAAGCCGACAAAGTGGGGGATCAAACTTTTTGTGTTGTCCGACACCACGGGCTACACTACAGACTTTCACATTTACACTGGAAGGTCCACTCAAAAAACTGGAAAGGGGCTGTCGTTTGACGCTGTAATGTCACTCATAAACAAAGACTATCTTGGCTCTGGATATCACATATACTGTGATAACTTTTATACCAGCCCCGCACTGTTTTGCCACCTTCACAAGCTTGGGTTTGGAGCATGTGGGACGTTCAGAAATTCAAGAGTTGGTGTCCCAAAGACGACCAAGAATGCCCTGACCAAAAAATCACCGCGAGGGTCCATCAGATGGCTCAGAGAGGGACCTCTCATTTTTGTCAAGTGGATGGACACGAGGGAGGTCAGTGTGTGTTCCACCGTGCACACGGCCTTCAAAGGAGATGCAGTCAGACGAGTGGTAAAGGCTGGAGGACAGCATCAAGTCTTGTATGTTCCAGTGCCATCAGCTGTGAGGGATTACAACTGCTTCATGGGGGGAGTGGACTTATCCGACCAGTTGATTGGCTCCTACACTTCATGGCGGAAGTGCAAAAAGTGGTACAAGACGGTCCTGCACCATTTCATAGATATAGCTGTGACAAACAGCTATCTGATTCACAAAGAGATGTGTGCACAGCTGGAGCAGAAGGCTCCAAAACACCAGGCTTTCCAGGAGCAACTGACAGTAGCGCTTTGTGGAGTAGAGCCACAAGCAGCTCCGACTACCAGCTATCGGCACCTGCCTGTTGCAATTTTTGAAGGGGCATCCGTTGAAGACAAAGCAACAAAGGGAAGGAGAAAGTGCAAGCTTTGTGGAAAATGCACTCCATTCATGTGTGAAGCTTGCAAACTTCCTCTCTGTGTTATTGTGGACAGGAACTGCCACAAGGACTTCCACAGCTCCAGTGGGCatgctaaaaaataa
- the LOC116732891 gene encoding piggyBac transposable element-derived protein 4 isoform X1: protein MERHGVRRFYSASEVLELVTAQDGQNEERYSSDPDTADTDEEEDFIEGIDKLHDITGNIVEEKDGDLNEDDEEDNNGVVAGASRGRKRSREGPASKRRGKRSETHVDTQVKWKTEKETDHLLHPPLHFRPKRTPGVQLPLSNTEIPSPSELFKLFFDQATIKTLCENTNKNAAKNLAAGKKFRWTDVTANEMYAYIGLTLYMGLMKRPQLKDFWRTTTAFQVSYPGKVMSRDRFLNIHTNVHMSNPEDDAVNDQKKGTPDYDPLHRLRPLYDSLRVACKALYHPRKNLSVDERMVATKAKIGLKQYIKSKPTKWGIKLFVLSDTTGYTTDFHIYTGRSTQKTGKGLSFDAVMSLINKDYLGSGYHIYCDNFYTSPALFCHLHKLGFGACGTFRNSRVGVPKTTKNALTKKSPRGSIRWLREGPLIFVKWMDTREVSVCSTVHTAFKGDAVRRVVKAGGQHQVLYVPVPSAVRDYNCFMGGVDLSDQLIGSYTSWRKCKKWYKTVLHHFIDIAVTNSYLIHKEMCAQLEQKAPKHQAFQEQLTVALCGVEPQAAPTTSYRHLPVAIFEGASVEDKATKGRRKCKLCGKCTPFMCEACKLPLCVIVDRNCHKDFHSSSGHAKK from the exons atggaaagACACGGAGTAAGAAGATTTTACTCTGCGTCCGAAGTCTTGGAGCTCGTCACCGCTCAAGATGGCCAAAATGAGGAGAGGTATTCTTCAGACCCTGATACTGCAGACACTGATGAGGAAGAGGACTTCATCGAAGGGATCGATAAACTTCATGATAT TACAGGCAATATCGTGGAGGAGAAAGATGGCGATCTGaatgaggatgatgaagaggacAATAACGGTGTGGTGGCAGGTGCAagtagaggaagaaaaagaagtcGGGAGGGTCCAGCTAGTAAAAGGAGAGGCAAAAGGTCAGAAACTCATGTGGACACTCAAGTCAAGTGGAAAACAGAGAAGGAGACTGATCATTTGCTGCACCCCCCACTCCATTTCCGTCCAAAGAGGACACCAGGTGTTCAGCTGCCCCTTTCCAATACTGAGATTCCGTCACCTTCAGAgctattcaaattattttttgaccAGGCTACCATAAAGACATTATGTGAAAACACTAACAAAAATGCAGCCAAAAATttagctgctggaaaaaaatttCGTTGGACTGATGTCACAGCTAATGAAATGTATGCATATATTGGACTTACTTTGTACATGGGACTAATGAAACGACCACAATTGAAGGATTTTTGGAGAACCACAACTGCATTTCAGGTTTCATATCCAGGGAAAGTAATGTCCAGAGATCGTTTCCTCAACATCCATACCAATGTCCACATGAGTAACCCAGAGGATGACGCAGTGAACGACCAAAAAAAAGGGACACCTGATTATGACCCACTGCACAGACTGCGCCCCCTGTACGACAGCTTGAGGGTTGCCTGTAAGGCTTTGTACCACCCCCGGAAAAATCTTTCTGTGGATGAAAGAATGGTAGCCACTAAAGCCAAGATTGGGCTAAAACAATATATCAAAAGTAAGCCGACAAAGTGGGGGATCAAACTTTTTGTGTTGTCCGACACCACGGGCTACACTACAGACTTTCACATTTACACTGGAAGGTCCACTCAAAAAACTGGAAAGGGGCTGTCGTTTGACGCTGTAATGTCACTCATAAACAAAGACTATCTTGGCTCTGGATATCACATATACTGTGATAACTTTTATACCAGCCCCGCACTGTTTTGCCACCTTCACAAGCTTGGGTTTGGAGCATGTGGGACGTTCAGAAATTCAAGAGTTGGTGTCCCAAAGACGACCAAGAATGCCCTGACCAAAAAATCACCGCGAGGGTCCATCAGATGGCTCAGAGAGGGACCTCTCATTTTTGTCAAGTGGATGGACACGAGGGAGGTCAGTGTGTGTTCCACCGTGCACACGGCCTTCAAAGGAGATGCAGTCAGACGAGTGGTAAAGGCTGGAGGACAGCATCAAGTCTTGTATGTTCCAGTGCCATCAGCTGTGAGGGATTACAACTGCTTCATGGGGGGAGTGGACTTATCCGACCAGTTGATTGGCTCCTACACTTCATGGCGGAAGTGCAAAAAGTGGTACAAGACGGTCCTGCACCATTTCATAGATATAGCTGTGACAAACAGCTATCTGATTCACAAAGAGATGTGTGCACAGCTGGAGCAGAAGGCTCCAAAACACCAGGCTTTCCAGGAGCAACTGACAGTAGCGCTTTGTGGAGTAGAGCCACAAGCAGCTCCGACTACCAGCTATCGGCACCTGCCTGTTGCAATTTTTGAAGGGGCATCCGTTGAAGACAAAGCAACAAAGGGAAGGAGAAAGTGCAAGCTTTGTGGAAAATGCACTCCATTCATGTGTGAAGCTTGCAAACTTCCTCTCTGTGTTATTGTGGACAGGAACTGCCACAAGGACTTCCACAGCTCCAGTGGGCatgctaaaaaataa